Proteins encoded together in one Telopea speciosissima isolate NSW1024214 ecotype Mountain lineage chromosome 6, Tspe_v1, whole genome shotgun sequence window:
- the LOC122664385 gene encoding reticulon-like protein B2 has protein sequence MAEHTQDSGPVTESMMDKITEKLHGHDSSSSSSDSDNEKSSPSPMKKPEVNRLFGRQKTLHEVLGGGKRADMLLWRNKKNSSVLLGGATSIWILFELLDYHLLSLLCHCLILALTILFVWSNASSFINKSPPRIPEVSIPEEPVIQFATALRFEINRVLAVLRDAATGRDLKKFLAVITSLWVLSIMGSCCNFLTLFFIGFVLLHTVPVFYEKYDDQVDKFAEKAMAEIKKQYAVFDAKVLSKIPKGPFKDKKRA, from the exons atggCCGAGCACACCCAGGATTCGGGTCCTGTTACAGAGTCTATGATGGATAAGATAACGGAGAAGCTTCATGGTCACGATTCGTCATCTTCTTCGTCCGATTCGGACAACGAGAAGTCGTCACCTTCACCCATGAAAAAACCGGAGGTTAATCGGCTCTTTGGAAGGCAGAAGACTCTGCACGAGGTGTTGGGCGGTGGAAAAC GCGCTGATATGTTATTATGGAGGAACAAGAAGAATTCCAGCGTTCTGCTTGGTGGAGCCACCTCGATATGGATTCTCTTCGAATTGCTTGATTACCATCTCCTCAGTTTACTATGCCATTGCTTGATCCTAGCTTTGACCATCTTGTTCGTCTGGTCTAATGCTAGCAGCTTCATCAACAA GTCTCCCCCGCGCATCCCAGAAGTGTCTATTCCGGAGGAACCGGTTATCCAGTTTGCTACTGCCTTGAGATTTGAGATTAACCGAGTATTAGCTGTGCTAAGGGATGCCGCCACGGGAAGAGATCTGAAGAAATTCCTTGCA GTGATTACTAGCTTGTGGGTGCTGTCAATCATGGGGTCCTGTTGCAACTTCTTGACTTTGTTCTTCATAG GGTTTGTATTGTTGCACACGGTGCCCGTGTTCTATGAGAAGTACGATGACCAGGTGGACAAGTTTGCGGAGAAGGCGATGGCTGAGATCAAGAAACAATATGCAGTATTTGATGCTAAGGTTCTAAGTAAGATACCAAAGGGGCCATTCAAAGACAAGAAGAGGGCTTAG
- the LOC122663984 gene encoding RING-H2 finger protein ATL67-like, with protein sequence MSSSASAGASTGSGSGGGSGSSGYFLRNLTSLGLGYAIAIALGFLVLLSIVLLASYVCCRARSRSRSSNPGSSDSNSGSSIVNGVILPRIIFVAEDDDGGGDEENGVGLDQMVINSYPKFPFCKQRDRGSGDSMCSICLCDYKDGEMLRMMPDCRHFFHLCCIDAWLRLNASCPVCRNSPLPTPLSTPLSELVPLSQYPGDRRR encoded by the coding sequence ATGTCCAGCAGCGCTTCTGCCGGCGCCTCCACCGGCAGCGGTAGCGGTGGCGGTAGTGGAAGTTCCGGTTACTTCCTTAGGAACCTCACCAGCCTGGGTCTTGGCTACGCTATTGCCATCGCTTTAGGGTTTCTTGTCCTCCTCTCCATTGTCCTTCTTGCCTCCTACGTCTGCTGCCGCGCCCGCTCCCGTTCTCGCTCTTCAAACCCAGGTAGCTCTGACTCTAACTCCGGCTCCTCAATTGTTAACGGTGTTATCCTCCCTCGCATTATCTTCGTTGCCGAAGACGACGACGGCGGCGGAGACGAGGAGAATGGTGTTGGGCTCGATCAAATGGTCATCAATTCGTACCCAAAGTTCCCGTTCTGCAAGCAGAGGGATCGTGGGAGTGGAGATTCCATGTGTTCGATATGTCTTTGTGATTACAAGGACGGGGAGATGCTGAGGATGATGCCCGATTGTCGACATTTctttcatctgtgttgcatagaTGCTTGGTTGAGGCTTAATGCTTCTTGCCCTGTTTGTCGCAATTCTCCGTTACCCACTCCGTTATCGACCCCACTGTCGGAGCTCGTGCCGTTGTCGCAGTATCCAGGGGATCGGAGGAGGTGA